From Seriola aureovittata isolate HTS-2021-v1 ecotype China chromosome 20, ASM2101889v1, whole genome shotgun sequence, a single genomic window includes:
- the LOC130161642 gene encoding uncharacterized protein LOC130161642 produces MTSRHTGSEHSTGPCASIPPLIPLSGSSSSGGGGSSISTAASSSSTSAAPAAGSSVSCRDLPPPSPQGALPGTGRGGREITTSQLAADPQQGTRRREGRKKGKKDGREGIVEEVHEERQHPGLEERRSEDLITPRSGRAAAGRWMSATDADLQETGAAPPGPGPEEPLMERRLTLQRGVFNQCHCPPLSICVCVCLPLEPEGRLLMVAAMATVVMLVAMMMVMVMMMMRWQWRCSRDFWLSRPRPSPLCLLKDSLR; encoded by the exons ATGACGTCGCGCCACACCGGATCAGAACACAGCACCGGGCCTTGTG CATCCATCCCtcccctcatccctctctctggcagcagcagcagcggcggcggcggcagcagcatcagcaccgctgcctcctcctcctccacctctgctgctCCCGCTGCTGGATCCTCCGTCTCCTGCCGGGAtctgcctcctccttctcctcaggGAGCTCTTCCTGGAACTGGGCGGGGGGGGAGGGAGATCACCACCTCCCAGCTTGCCGCGGACCCTCAGCAAGGCACCAGgagaagggaaggaaggaagaaaggaaagaaggatgGAAGGGAGGGAATTGTAGAAGAGGTGCATGAGGAGAGGCAACACCCTGGgttagaggagaggaggagcgagG ATCTCATTACACCCAGATCGGgccgagcagcagcagggaggtgGATGTCGGCGACGGACGCGGACCTCCAGGAGACGGGGGCGGCGCCGCCAGGCCCTGGCCCAG AGGAGCCATTGATGGAGCGTCGCCTCACGCTGCAGCGAGGCGTCTTCAATCAATGCCACTGCCCCCCcctctctatctgtgtgtgtgtgtgtctgccactGGAGCCTGAAGGGAGGCTGCTGATGGTGGCGGCGATGGCCACGGTGGTGATGTTGGTGgcgatgatgatggtgatggtgatgatgatgatgcgaTGGCAGTGGCGCTGCTCACGTGATTTCTGGCTTAGCCGCCCCCGCCCCTCCCCCCTGTGTTTACTGAAAGACTCTCTTCGGTGA